The DNA segment ATCGCAAGCGCGCTCTAACTATGGAAATGATTCGCAGGCTTCACAAGGATCTCGGCATACCAGCTGAGGTACTAATTCAGCCTTACCGAATGAAAACAAAAGCTGCATGATTGTTATCACGGAAACTGCGCCAGGCGCTCAGATGCAGCGCATCGATAGCGTTACAGGTACACTGTCGATAGGGTATCTTTTTTAGCATGACGCGAAGTTTTAGCCTTGAATATTGGCAGGATGAGGGTTGGTACGTTGGTCGATTGAAGGAGATACCTGGAATTTTCAGTCAAGGAGAAACATTGGAAGAGCTGGAGGAAAATATAAGAGATGCTTACAAACTGATGATGGCAGACAAAGAGCTTCCAGCACCCGATCTTGCAATCAGAACTAAGGAACTCTAACTCGAAATGTTA comes from the bacterium genome and includes:
- a CDS encoding type II toxin-antitoxin system HicB family antitoxin codes for the protein MTRSFSLEYWQDEGWYVGRLKEIPGIFSQGETLEELEENIRDAYKLMMADKELPAPDLAIRTKEL